From the genome of Lotus japonicus ecotype B-129 chromosome 6, LjGifu_v1.2, one region includes:
- the LOC130722119 gene encoding receptor-like serine/threonine-protein kinase SD1-8, producing the protein MKGSTTSLFWFFFTLALFSNTVVLSVDTLTATQSLGLNQTLVSPEEVFELGFFSTNGSKWYLGIWYKDFPFKTVVWVANRDTPLENSNGTLRIGEEGNLVLLNQTGYTIWSSNQTTATNPVLQLLDSGNLILIEANERNTTNYLWQSFDHPTDTLLPGMKLGWDLDTGVERRITAWKSQDDPSSGDSYFSVDYHGIPDVFLWNKQQRIFRTGPWNGERLGGIPILDTIADLNDTVHADEHGVYFIISPLAQSNLSRMVVNWTGAIERCAWVESSQSWTRTWFAPNGDCDQYGVCGPFGICDSNAFPVCQCIQGFSVKNQQQWDLRNFSDGCVRKTGLECGKDKFLPMKNVQLPDTREAFVDKNMTLLDCESRCQRECNCTAYANAEITNGGTGCVMWTGNLIDTRQFVEGDQDLYVRLAASDVDDSDTGSSGGSDNKKNVGVIVGIAVPVALVVLAVIIFILWKKVKLRSISKGNEQQNDNTNRSQTTLLRDARFSNNKEHADERSMYKLDLSLFDFQTISEATNFFSLANKLGEGGFGSVYGGRLAGGQHIAVKRLSTGSGQGNEEFTNEVSSIAKVQHRNLVRLLGCCIEKDEKMLIYEYMENKGLDSILFDKVKSSMLDWPMRFNIICGIAKGLLYLHHDSRFKIIHRDLKASNVLLDKEMNPKISDFGIARIFDNDQTQANTRRVVGTYGYMSPEYAMGGYFSVKSDVFSFGVLVLEIISGKKNIGFYSSDDINLLGHAWRLWKEGSALELIDSSFSESCSQSEVLRCIHIGLICVQERAEDRPAMSSVVLMLSNEAALMPEPKHPGFVFGRSPGETNSSSARQEESYTINQVTVTRLDGR; encoded by the exons atgaaaggttctACAACTTCATTGTTTTGGTTCTTCTTCACTTTAGCTTTGTTTTCCAATACAGTTGTGCTCTCAGTGGATACCTTAACTGCAACCCAATCCCTTGGACTTAACCAAACACTTGTATCTCCAGAGGAAGTGTTTGAGCTTGGTTTCTTTAGCACAAACGGTTCGAAATGGTACTTGGGTATATGGTACAAGGACTTTCCTTTCAAAACTGTGGTTTGGGTGGCAAATAGAGACACCCCACTTGAAAATTCCAATGGAACTCTCAGGATTGGAGAAGAAGGAAACCTTGTTCTTCTTAATCAAACAGGTTACACCATATGGTCATCAAATCAAACCACTGCTACAAACCCAGTTCTTCAGCTTTTGGATAGTGGGAACTTGATTCTAATAGAAGCAAACGAGAGAAACACCACAAACTATCTATGGCAGAGCTTTGATCACCCCACAGATACTTTGTTGCCAGGCATGAAGCTTGGTTGGGACCTTGACACCGGCGTGGAGCGCCGGATAACAGCATGGAAAAGCCAAGATGATCCATCAAGCGGAGACAGTTACTTCAGTGTAGATTATCATGGAATACCAGATGTTTTCTTATGGAACAAACAACAAAGGATCTTTAGAACTGGACCTTGGAATGGTGAGAGGTTAGGTGGAATACCAATACTAGACACCATAGCTGATCTCAATGATACAGTGCATGCTGATGAACATGGAGTGTATTTCATCATTTCACCACTTGCACAATCTAATCTGTCCAGAATGGTTGTGAACTGGACCGGCGCAATTGAACGCTGTGCTTGGGTAGAGAGCAGCCAAAGTTGGACAAGAACATGGTTTGCACCTAATGGAGATTGTGATCAATATGGAGTGTGTGGTCCTTTTGGTATCTGTGACTCAAATGCTTTCCCTGTATGCCAGTGTATTCAAGGGTTCAGTGTCAAGAATCAGCAGCAATGGGATTTGAGAAACTTCTCTGATGGGTGTGTGAGAAAGACAGGACTGGAATGTGGGAAAGACAAGTTTTTACCCATGAAGAATGTGCAGTTGCCTGATACCAGAGAGGCATTTGTAGACAAGAACATGACCCTATTGGATTGTGAAAGTAGGTGCCAGAGGGAATGTAATTGCACTGCCTATGCTAATGCAGAGATTACTAATGGAGGGACCGGTTGCGTGATGTGGACCGGTAATCTCATAGACACCAGACAGTTTGTAGAAGGTGACCAAGATCTTTATGTCAGATTAGCAGCTTCTGATGTAG ATGACAGTGATACAGGATCTTCTGGTGGCTCTGACAATAAAAAGAATGTAGGAGTTATTGTAGGAATTGCAGTTCCGGTAGCTCTAGTAGTTTTGGCGGTGATTATATTCATATTGTGGAAGAAGGTAAAATTGAGGAGTATATCTAAAGGGAACGAGCAACAGAATG ATAATACTAATAGAAGTCAGACGACGTTGTTACGTGATGCAAGATTTTCAAATAACAAAGAACATGCAGATGAAAGGAGCATGTACAAGCTAGACTTGTCATTGTTTGATTTTCAGACCATATCAGAGGCTACAAACTTCTTTTCTTTAGCAAATAAACTTGGAGAAGGAGGCTTTGGAAGTGTTTACGGG GGTAGGCTAGCGGGTGGCCAACATATCGCTGTGAAAAGGTTATCAACCGGCTCGGGGCAAGGAAATGAAGAATTCACGAATGAGGTAAGTTCAATTGCAAAGGTTCAACATAGAAATCTTGTACGACTGCTTGGCTGCTGCATTGAGAAGGATGAGAAGATGCTGATCTATGAGTACATGGAAAATAAAGGCCTAGATTCTATTTTGTTTG ACAAAGTAAAGAGTTCCATGCTAGACTGGCCAATGCGCTTCAACATTATATGTGGAATAGCTAAAGGGCTCCTTTACCTCCATCATGACTCAAGATTTAAAATTATCCACAGGGATCTCAAGGCAAGCAATGTTCTACTTGACAAAGAAATGAACCCAAAGATATCAGATTTTGGGATTGCCCGAATCTTTGACAATGATCAAACACAAGCGAATACAAGGAGAGTAGTTGGAACATA TGGCTACATGTCTCCTGAGTATGCAATGGGTGGATACTTTTCAGTAAAATCGGATGTTTTCAGTTTCGGAGTTCTAGTGTTAGAGATCATAAGTGGGAAGAAGAACATAGGATTTTATTCCTCAGATGACATAAATCTTCTTGGACAT GCATGGAGGCTCTGGAAAGAAGGAAGTGCATTGGAACTAATAGATTCATCATTTTCTGAATCATGTTCACAATCAGAAGTGCTAAGATGCATACACATTGGCCTCATATGTGTCCAAGAACGAGCAGAAGACAGACCTGCAATGTCTTCTGTGGTCTTGATGTTGAGTAATGAAGCTGCATTGATGCCAGAACCTAAACACCCTGGTTTTGTCTTTGGAAGGAGCCCCGGTGAGACTAATTCTTCTTCTGCTAGGCAAGAAGAATCATACACCATAAACCAGGTCACGGTTACAAGACTAGATGGCAGGTAG
- the LOC130722125 gene encoding G-type lectin S-receptor-like serine/threonine-protein kinase At4g27290: MVKTEFILLILATCFYLTPLFPIFLKAEDSITPPQTISGNKTLVSPTQNFELGFFSPGNSTNRYLGIWYKNIPKQTVVWVANRDKPLVGSGGSLTFSNDGKLILLSHIGNVVWSSNSSASPASNPVAQLLDSGNFVLKDFEDGFEGILWQSFDYPSDTLLPGMKLGCNFKTGLNIHLTSWKNSADPSSGEFTYSVDPRGLPQLFLHKGNKKVFRSGPWYGQQFKGNPVLRENPVFKPIFVFDSDEVSYSYETKASIISRFVLSPSGLIQHFSWNDHRSTWFSEFNIQGDRCDDYGLCGAYGACNINSSPICECLKGFEPRVSGGCVRKNAQVCRNDDAFKLFEGMKLPDSEEFLTNYSISIDHCEAECLKNCSCVAYAKLDINASGKGCIAWFGDLFDLKQVSVNGQDFYVRVLASEQDSSVDKERRNKLLLLPLAISVSIFSTIIVSALWFIIKNWRKNGAKEANIQFSVGRARSKRNEFELPVFEIAIIEAATGHFSVYNKIGEGGFGPVYKGQLPSGQEIAVKRLSESSGQGLQEFKNEVVLISQLHHRNLVKLLGCCIQGEDKMLVYEYMPNRSLDSFLFDETKRSVLSWQKRKDIIIGIARGILYLHRDSRLRVVHRDLKASNVLLDSEMNPKISDFGMARMFGGDQTEAKTKTVVGTYGYMPPEYAMDGRFSFKSDVFSFGVLLLEVLSGKKNKGFLHPDHKLNLLGHGWKLWNERRALELMDPMVENEVPSSEALRCIQVGLLCVQQHPEDRPTMSSVLLMLDSESVLLPQPRRPGLYSERFFLETDSSSRDRLNSASNDITATIEEGR; encoded by the exons ATGGTGAAAACAGAGTTCATCCTATTAATTCTTGCTACTTGCTTCTATTTGACACCCTTGTTTCCCATTTTCTTGAAAGCAGAAGATAGCATAACTCCACCACAAACCATCAGTGGCAACAAGACACTAGTTTCCCCTACTCAAAATTTTGAGCTGGGTTTCTTCAGTCCAGGCAATTCCACTAATAGATATCTTGGAATATGGTACAAGAACATTCCAAAGCAAACTGTTGTTTGGGTTGCAAATAGAGACAAGCCATTAGTTGGTTCTGGTGGCTCCTTAACATTCAGCAATGATGGGAAGCTCATCCTTCTAAGCCACATAGGAAATGTTGTATGGTCCTCAAATTCTTCTGCTTCACCTGCAAGTAATCCAGTAGCACAGCTCCTAGACTCTGGAAACTTTGTCTTGAAGGATTTTGAAGATGGATTTGAGGGAATTTTGTGGCAGAGTTTTGATTATCCATCTGACACATTGCTACCAGGAATGAAGCTTGGTTGTAACTTCAAAACTGGCTTGAACATACATTTAACTTCTTGGAAAAACAGTGCTGATCCTTCTTCAGGAGAATTCACCTACAGTGTGGATCCCCGTGGCCTTCCTCAGCTTTTTCTTCATAAGGGAAACAAGAAGGTCTTCAGAAGTGGACCATGGTATGGGCAACAATTCAAAGGTAATCCAGTTCTCAGGGAAAATCCAGTTTTCAAACCCATCTTTGTGTTTGATTCGGATGAAGTGTCTTACTCATATGAGACTAAAGCTAGCATCATCTCAAGATTTGTGCTTAGTCCATCTGGTTTGATTCAGCATTTCTCGTGGAATGATCATCGGTCTACTTGGTTCTCTGAATTCAATATTCAAGGGGACCGTTGTGATGATTATGGCCTTTGCGGTGCTTATGGTGCTTGCAACATCAATAGCTCCCCGATTTGCGAGTGTTTGAAAGGTTTTGAGCCTAGGGTTTCAGGTGGATGTGTTAGGAAGAATGCACAGGTTTGCCGAAATGATGATGCATTTAAGCTTTTTGAAGGAATGAAACTACCAGATTCTGAAGAGTTTCTTACAAATTATAGCATCAGCATTGATCACTGTGAAGCAGAATGCTTGAAGAATTGCTCTTGTGTAGCTTATGCTAAACTAGATATCAATGCAAGCGGCAAAGGCTGTATTGCTTGGTTTGGGGATTTGTTCGATCTGAAACAGGTTTCTGTGAATGGGCAAGATTTCTATGTGAGAGTTCTGGCTTCAGAACAAG ATTCAAGTGTTGATAAAGAGAGAAGGAATAAACTCTTACTGCTTCCTCTGGCTATATCAGTATCGATTTTCTCGACTATTATTGTCTCCGCATTATGGTTCATAATTAAGAATTGGAGAAAAAATGGAG CCAAAGAGGCAAATATTCAATTTAGTGTTGGAAGAGCTAGGAGCAAGAGGAATGAGTTTGAACTTCCAGTATTTGAGATTGCCATTATTGAAGCAGCTACAGGGCATTTCTCTGTTTACAATAAGATTGGAGAAGGTGGATTTGGTCCTGTATACAAA GGTCAACTTCCATCAGGACAGGAAATAGCGGTGAAAAGGCTTTCAGAAAGTTCTGGACAAGGCCTGCAGGAGTTCAAGAATGAGGTTGTTTTGATCTCCCAACTTCACCATAGAAACCTTGTCAAGCTTCTGGGTTGTTGCATTCAGGGAGAAGATAAAATGTTGGTCTATGAGTACATGCCAAACAGAAGCTTGGACTCCTTCTTATTTG ATGAAACCAAGCGTTCTGTGCTTAGTTGGCAAAAGAGGAAAGACATTATAATTGGCATTGCTCGCGGAATTCTGTACCTTCACAGAGATTCAAGACTAAGAGTAGTCCATAGAGACCTGAAAGCAAGCAATGTTCTCTTGGACAGTGAAATGAACCCAAAAATTTCTGACTTTGGAATGGCAAGAATGTTTGGTGGAGATCAAACTGAAGCAAAGACCAAGACAGTAGTAGGAACCTA TGGATACATGCCCCCAGAGTATGCAATGGATGGCCGCTTCTCTTTCAAATCTGATGTTTTTAGCTTTGGAGTTTTACTCTTGGAGGTGTTGAGTGGCAAGAAAAACAAAGGATTTCTTCACCCAGATCACAAATTGAATCTCCTAGGCCAT GGATGGAAGCTTTGGAATGAAAGAAGGGCTTTGGAGCTGATGGATCCAATGGTTGAGAATGAGGTCCCTTCCTCTGAAGCTCTAAGGTGTATTCAAGTGGGCCTTTTATGTGTTCAACAGCATCCAGAAGATAGGCCAACAATGTCATCAGTGTTGTTGATGTTGGACAGTGAGAGTGTGTTGCTTCCCCAACCTAGAAGGCCAGGATTATATTCTGAGAGATTTTTCTTAGAGACAGATTCATCATCACGTGATAGACTGAATTCTGCTTCCAATGACATAACTGCTACCATAGAAGAGGGTCGTTAG
- the LOC130722128 gene encoding transcription factor bHLH112, with amino-acid sequence MAEEFQAGICGETWWNMNPTRSAFPLMSPSSTCSVAANDAGNYSTWQTDFLDLRATRPCVAEETNNNNMVSDVSLGFLDAQKPQQSESANGTSSFLIDSTLQIMGFGLSSPTSSNWNNQSLFHCSGRPQSMEETGLDSSGHHNPQVSSVDANFKAMNQDFGLDQQGLNSVITSSGNLSGGLIPINGSGSYGYPSNLVQSLYDSQPQPQNSSLFTNPSMSFSSSNELSPTFSSILKPAMPKQQLSGLHFSNSTPFWNASAEALHDIRAGVFASSQTQYQTPSFEEKKQNPPSALLNKLKREESPDAAKKSTSTEPALKRPRIETPSPLPTFKVRKEKLGDRITALQQLVSPFGKTDTASVLHEAIDYIKFLHDQVNVLSTPYMKSGAPIQNQQGTCDNVKESSEEDLRRRGLCLVPISSTFPVTNETTVDFWTPTFGGPPMGMGR; translated from the exons ATGGCTGAGGAGTTTCAAGCTGGGATATGTGGTGAAACATGGTGGAATATGAATCCAACAAGAAGCGCGTTCCCTCTCATGAGTCCATCATCAACTTGTTCTGTTGCAGCTAATGATGCAGGGAACTACAGCACTTGGCAAACAGACTTTCTTGATTTGAGAGCAACAAGGCCTTGTGTTGCTGAAGAAACTAACAATAACAACATGGTTTCTGATGTTTCTCTGGGTTTCCTAGATGCTCAGAAGCCACAGCAGAGTGAATCAGCCAATGGAACTAGTAGCTTCTTGATTGATTCCACTTTACAAATCATGGGGTTTGGCCTCTCATCTCCAACTTCATCCAATTGGAATAACCAGTCTCTCTT TCATTGTAGTGGAAGGCCACAGAGCATGGAAGAAACTGGTTTAGATTCTTCTGGTCATCATAATCCACAAGTTTCCTCTGTTGATGCTAATTTCAAGGCAATGAACCAAGATTTTGGCTTAGATCAGCAGGGTCTGAATTCTGTAATTACCAGCAGTGGTAATTTATCAGGTGGTTTAATCCCAATTAATGGATCAGGTTCCTATGGTTACCCTTCAAATTTGGTACAAAGCCTATATGATTCTCAACCACAACCTCAGAACTCATCACTTTTCACCAACCCCTCTATGTCCTTTTCATCTTCCAATGAGCTGTCACCAACATTCTCTTCCATTCTGAAACCTGCAATGCCAAAACAACAGCTTAGTGGATTGCACTTTTCCAATAGCACCCCTTTTTGGAATGCTTCAGCTGAGGCACTTCATGACATAAGAGCAGGAGTTTTTGCTTCATCACAAACTCAATACCAAACGCCAAGTTTTGAAGAGAAGAAACAAAATCCACCTAGTGCTCTATTAAACAAG CTCAAGCGAGAAGAATCTCCAGATGCAGCGAAGAAGAGTACTTCTACTGAGCCTGCACTAAAAAGGCCAAGAATTGAGACTCCATCTCCATTGCCAACTTTTAAG GTTCGGAAAGAGAAGCTGGGGGACCGAATCACTGCTCTTCAGCAATTGGTTTCACCTTTTGGAAAG ACGGACACAGCATCCGTTCTTCACGAAGCCATCGACTACATCAAGTTCCTTCATGATCAAGTCAAT GTATTGAGCACACCATATATGAAAAGTGGAGCTCCCATTCAAAACCAGCAG GGTACTTGTGATAATGTGAAGgagtcatcagaagaagatttAAGAAGGAGAGGGCTATGTTTGGTACCGATTTCAAGCACATTTCCAGTGACAAATGAGACCACTGTTGATTTCTGGACACCAACATTTGGAGGCCCACCCATGGGTATGGGTAGGTAG
- the LOC130723058 gene encoding DAG protein, chloroplastic-like: MATITFSFSAKTLTLPFHSKTPSLFNFFNPSLNFNRVAPRSIRAITRARNPTRIRAGLDEDYSAKRSSSSEQRETIMLPGCDYNHWLIVMEFPKDPAPSREQMIETYLFTLSTVLGSMEEAKKNMYAFSTTTYTGFQCTVDEATSEKFKGLPGVLWVLPDSYIDVKNKDYGGDKYINGEIIPSKYPTYQPKRSGGSRNDSRRYERKRDGPPTDRRRPKQEAETTSKDSSST; this comes from the exons ATGGCGACGATTACCTTCTCTTTCTCCGCCAAAACCCTAACCCTACCCTTTCACTCCAAAACCCCTTCACTCTTCAACTTCTTCAATCCCAGCCTCAACTTCAACCGGGTTGCCCCGCGTTCTATCCGGGCAATTACCCGTGCCCGGAACCCTACCCGGATTCGTGCGGGGCTGGATGAGGATTACTCGGCGAAGAGGAGCAGTAGCAGTGAGCAGAGGGAGACGATTATGCTCCCTGGTTGCGATTACAATCATTGGCTCATTGTCATGGAGTTTCCTAAGGACCCTGCTCCTTCACGTGAGCAGATGATTGAGACTTACCTCTTTACTCTCTCCACTGTTCTTGGAAG CATGGAAGAAGCAAAGAAGAACATGTATGCCTTTAGCACCACCACCTACACTGGATTTCAGTGCACTGTTGATGAAGCAACATCCGAGAAATTCAAGG GTTTGCCTGGGGTTCTCTGGGTACTGCCAGACTCTTATATAGATGTTAAAAACAAAGACTATGGAG GTGACAAGTACATAAATGGGGAGATCATCCCTTCCAAGTACCCTACTTACCAACCAAAACGTAGTGGAGGATCAAGGAATGACAGTAGAAGGTacgagagaaagagagatggCCCTCCTACTGATCGTAGAAGGCCAAAACAAGAGGCAGAGACGACGTCAAAGGATTCATCCTCTACATAA
- the LOC130723250 gene encoding uncharacterized protein At5g39570: MAYYYNSANSGSEYGEYNFNSYAVNYDYAPQVPPFMNYNSHEYNQVNQPYYGYDQSLCFAPNYYPDQCYQRVSYSATNFSEPKSLVYDPNYGMSQLVISYSKLEFNEPEFEEYDPTPYGGGYDIVETYGKPLPPSDKICHPRSDGPSSNSIIPLDTVPAVSIVPLPTVKEGIDEKAIIPQNGTAGQMLEDKPQSQDIISTDQPKEVENNRHVTFDLKADEGEEDSEESDDEDDYSSESGNGYSGVQYDEHEKQVPLQYPSGYGLETVDICESLFGNWPCLSRMKREQQQALGGNNCQDNMWQGTADYLFGNPYPYGGRGEDGSSYGGNLVYGYERHYPSQAQCWQIDYTDKSW; this comes from the coding sequence ATGGCCTACTACTACAACTCTGCCAATTCTGGGTCTGAATATGGTGAGTACAATTTCAACTCTTATGCTGTCAATTATGATTATGCTCCTCAAGTTCCACCCTTTATGAATTACAATAGCCATGAGTACAATCAAGTGAATCAGCCATATTATGGTTATGATCAAAGTTTGTGTTTTGCTCCTAATTATTACCCTGATCAGTGTTACCAAAGGGTATCATACTCTGCCACCAATTTTAGTGAACCAAAATCACTTGTATATGATCCTAATTATGGTATGAGCCAGCTTGTGATCTCTTACTCTAAATTGGAATTCAATGAGCCTGAATTTGAAGAATATGACCCAACGCCTTATGGTGGAGGGTATGACATTGTTGAGACCTATGGTAAGCCTTTACCACCTTCAGATAAAATTTGCCATCCACGTTCTGATGGGCCAAGTTCAAATAGCATCATCCCCTTGGATACTGTTCCTGCTGTGTCCATAGTACCATTGCCTACTGTGAAAGAGGGAATTGATGAGAAGGCCATCATACCCCAGAATGGAACTGCAGGACAAATGCTTGAAGACAAGCCCCAATCACAAGATATTATTAGCACTGATCAGCCAAAGGAAGTAGAAAACAATAGGCATGTCACTTTTGATCTAAAGGCTGATGAAGGGGAAGAAGACAGTGAGGaaagtgatgatgaagatgattacTCTTCTGAGTCTGGTAATGGATACAGTGGAGTACAGTATGATGAGCATGAGAAGCAAGTGCCTCTGCAATATCCTAGTGGATATGGGTTGGAAACTGTGGACATTTGTGAAAGCTTGTTTGGGAATTGGCCTTGTTTGTCTAGAATGAAGAGAGAACAACAGCAAGCTTTGGGTGGAAACAATTGCCAGGACAACATGTGGCAAGGGACTGCAGACTATCTATTTGGCAATCCATATCCATATGGTGGGAGAGGGGAAGATGGGAGTAGCTATGGAGGAAACCTTGTCTATGGCTATGAAAGGCATTATCCAAGTCAAGCACAGTGCTGGCAGATTGATTATACTGATAAATCTTGGTGA
- the LOC130723251 gene encoding uncharacterized protein LOC130723251, with product MALRMRFRSFEAAIVVVVLVPLLLSVTVAAAYSSSIHELLRNYGLPAGLFPETVKSYNLDQTGVLEVKLDQPCMTKYDTRMLFETVVRANLSFGQLKGLEGLSQEELFLWLPVKGIIVNDPSSGLILIDIGLAYKQLSLSLFEVPPICRSQGLSRNIEGRKSFGFQDLR from the exons ATGGCACTCAGAATGAGATTTAGATCTTTTGAAGCtgctattgttgttgttgttcttgttcCACTCTTACTCTCAGTGACAGTGGCAGCTGCATATTCTTCTTCAATTCATGAGCTGCTCCGCAACTATGGCTTGCCGGCGGGGCTCTTCCCGGAGACGGTTAAGTCATACAATTTGGACCAAACGGGTGTTTTGGAGGTGAAGCTGGATCAACCCTGCATGACCAAGTATGATACTAGAATGTTGTTTGAAACTGTGGTTCGGGCTAACCTCAGTTTTGGTCAGCTTAAGGGGTTGGAGGGTTTGTCTCAAGAAGAGCTTTTTCTATGGCTGCCTGTGAAGGGTATCATTGTGAATGATCCATCATCAGGTCTCATTCTCATTGATATTGGTCTTGCCTATAAGCagctctctctgtctctctttGAAGTTCCCCCAATTTGCAGATCCCAAG GTCTTTCAAGGAATATTGAAGGAAGGAAGAGCTTTGGATTTCAAGATCTAAGATAA
- the LOC130726226 gene encoding pentatricopeptide repeat-containing protein At3g13160, mitochondrial-like, giving the protein MKQFYRDYKSGNLVYYSLEKPRSSSNTKNMSAANHLRRIFNAKPSINAATSTVFRRGSYETPEGLRSVVDNFKDLCECKQFRRTANMYSATVRRLVKAQAFPMIEEILEHQKKYDDISSEGFVIRLISLYGKARMFDHARALFDEMPSFNTPRSAKSLTALLNAAITAKRYDTVPELFRKLHSQQSIKVDTPVYNVVVNAYCKMGSTDSALSMLREMEELGLEPNLFTFNTLLHGFYQQHGFAEGEKIWSMMQARGNVSPDVVSYMLKMKAVIGDGGVTEAVKVVDEMRGNGVEPDVRFFSLLIESFCRDGKVEEAKYWYHEMVRCGCVAGPATYGALVPFLCKKGDFDLAFKLCKDAIGGRSLLIGEGALKRVVEALVAEGRVGEAEKLVGLARKKNLKIDLTTP; this is encoded by the coding sequence ATGAAACAATTTTACAGGGACTATAAAAGTGGCAACCTCGTATATTACTCACTCGAAAAACCTCGTAGTTCTTCCAACACAAAAAACATGTCTGCCGCGAATCATCTACGTCGAATCTTCAACGCGAAGCCCTCCATCAACGCCGCGACCTCCACCGTGTTCCGCCGCGGCAGTTACGAGACACCGGAAGGCCTCCGAAGCGTCGTCGACAACTTCAAGGACCTATGCGAATGCAAGCAGTTTCGCCGCACGGCGAACATGTACAGCGCCACCGTGCGTCGCCTCGTGAAGGCGCAGGCCTTCCCCATGATCGAAGAGATCCTCGAGCACCAGAAGAAGTACGATGACATCTCCTCCGAAGGCTTCGTCATTCGCCTCATCTCCCTCTACGGCAAGGCCCGCATGTTCGATCATGCACGCGCACTGTTCGACGAAATGCCTTCCTTCAATACTCCCCGttccgcgaagtccctcaccGCGCTTCTCAACGCTGCCATCACCGCCAAGAGATACGACACCGTTCCGGAGCTTTTCCGCAAGCTGCATTCTCAGCAGTCCATTAAGGTTGATACGCCGGTGTACAATGTCGTCGTTAATGCATATTGTAAGATGGGTTCTACCGATTCGGCTCTTTCGATGCTTCGCGAAATGGAGGAGTTGGGCCTGGAGCCGAATTTGTTCACTTTCAACACACTACTCCACGGGTTTTATCAGCAGCACGGGTTTGCGGAGGGTGAAAAAATTTGGTCCATGATGCAGGCGCGGGGCAATGTTAGTCCCGATGTGGTGAGCTATATGTTGAAGATGAAGGCTGTGATTGGTGATGGCGGAGTAACGGAAGCGGTTAAGGTAGTTGATGAGATGAGAGGCAATGGGGTTGAGCCAGATGTGCGTtttttcagtttgttgattgAGAGTTTCTGTCGGGATGGGAAAGTGGAAGAGGCTAAGTACTGGTATCATGAAATGGTGAGATGCGGATGCGTCGCGGGTCCTGCAACTTATGGCGCTCTtgttccctttctttgtaagaAGGGTGATTTTGACTTGGCTTTCAAGCTCTGCAAAGATGCAATTGGTGGTAGGAGTTTGCTTATTGGTGAAGGAGCGTTGAAGCGAGTGGTGGAGGCATTGGTTGCTGAGGGTAGGGTTGGAGAAGCTGAGAAACTTGTGGGTCTtgcaaggaagaagaatttgaaAATAGATTTAACTACCCCCTAA